In Gossypium arboreum isolate Shixiya-1 chromosome 6, ASM2569848v2, whole genome shotgun sequence, the following are encoded in one genomic region:
- the LOC108484675 gene encoding putative disease resistance RPP13-like protein 1 — MDALSVVGGALLAATFQWLFAKLDSTQLLSFAKQNQVGLELKKWRNLLLKIQAVLEEAETKQITDPLVKIWVSEVRVLAFDMEDILDEFPLLFDEAQTNNSSNMSCAWFAGTRRSHSMPDYGIRSKIKDVTDRLQCISLEINGLGLNLTKIAVGDMSKSCRLQEKRLTTSLIGDHVCGRETEKEDILQWLLKGDENGVSVMPIVGMGGMGKTTLAQLVYNDESVANHFAIKAWVCVSEQFDLMMVTRIILEKVLSNSYECSSDLDSLQVRLKEELSGKKFLFVLDDVWSESYHQWDLLRRPFKAGAPGSKIIVTTRHCKVALMVGNVAAYHLHALPYDDCLSLFAQHAFGRRDFSAHLNVEEIGQGIVRRCKGLPLAVKTLGGLLHGKRTCDEWNDILTSKLWDLPNEGNDILPALRLSYHHLPSCLKQCFAYCAIFPKGYEFDKDELVFLWMAEGLLLQQPKGMEQMEDLGHKYILDLLSRSFFERASNKESRFVMHDLINELAQFVAGETCYSFTDKFKHVNISNASFEKFRYLSFTKQNFDTSQRFEMSHHMTSLRTFLSFSPFSHSFRSFLSNSVLHDFLPKLRYLRSLSLCDYNIKKLPESIGELKHLRYLNLSRCVIKCLPESITSLFYLQTLILNRCYKLCRLPATIGNLMDLRHLDITHTKALNEMPSGIGKLRNLLTLPKFVVGEVDGLRLGELNGLSHLRDQLSILQLHNVLDIQDARHANLNEKKGLQELKLEWSCDFHHSRNETREMEVLNWLKPHQNLQKLTIKFYGAKEFPSWVGDPLFSKVTHLEINHCPRITSLPSLGQLLSLKTLVVKGMVAVKTVGFEFYGCGSSSIEAFPSLKILRFEDMLVWEEWSSSLVGIEHRRVRQFKRLHELQIYNCPKLVSKLPTNLPSLIKLEICKCPQLTYSFVSLPSLRNLNLEECNEMIFRGMVHLKCLRTLEITNISHLACLPTTFKQDMIALEDVRIEECTELTSLWEDRSNTDNLVCLNRIVIKKCPMFDPLAREAHQLVPSHNLEALELLDCNNLRRLPNELFNISCLRILRIIGCKELKSLDGIMKIDSGNNGNIMHLEKLEIIHCPSLKYFPSGKLSPTLKKLVIKDCELLQALPQGIMSNGDDDDDGILHLEEVTVGNCPSLKSFPRGRFPPSLKTLLIEDCELLQALPEGLMCDNDKTLHLECLRVQGLPSLMFFPNGQLPKTLKSLVVFNCRRLDSFPDRMLQHSKALETIEISHCTNLKALPLDCFNSLTCLSRLVISGCHGLESFPESQLLMPNLKFLRINRCKNLKSLPQAMYNLKSLKELKIKSCPNILAIPDGGLPLNLSLLFIDCENLKQPMSEWGLDRLINLHHLWIHWICPPENVLPTSLTELYIRNVADLKSLPQKLLKNLSSLQVLDISRCYQLQTLPKEGLPPSLGSLRIDECPVLQHWCLENKDSRRLIAHIPCLWIG, encoded by the coding sequence ATGGATGCTTTGTCTGTCGTTGGAGGTGCACTTTTAGCAGCTACATTTCAATGGTTGTTTGCAAAGTTGGATTCTACACAATTATTAAGCTTTGCAAAACAGAATCAAGTTGGCTTGGAGCTTAAGAAATGGAGGAATTTGTTGTTGAAAATCCAAGCAGTACTCGAGGAAGCAGAAACGAAGCAAATAACTGATCCCTTGGTGAAAATCTGGGTTTCCGAGGTTAGAGTTTTGGCTTTTGATATGGAAGATATCTTGGATGAATTCCCACTACTGTTTGACGAAGCTCAAACAAACAATTCATCGAACATGTCCTGTGCATGGTTTGCTGGTACAAGACGAAGCCATTCCATGCCAGATTATGGAATAAGAAGCAAGATAAAGGATGTTACTGATAGATTACAATGCATTTCATTGGAGATCAATGGTCTCGGTTTGAATTTGACAAAGATAGCTGTAGGAGACATGTCCAAGTCCTGCAGGTTACAAGAGAAAAGACTAACTACTTCTTTGATTGGAGATCATGTGTGTGGTAGGGAAACTGAAAAAGAAGATATTCTTCAATGGCTGCTGAAGGGTGATGAAAATGGAGTATCTGTAATGCCTATAGTTGGTATGGGAGGAATGGGCAAGACCACATTGGCTCAACTTGTTTATAATGACGAAAGTGTTGCCAATCATTTTGCCATCAAAGCTTGGGTTTGTGTTTCAGAACAGTTTGATCTTATGATGGTGACAAGAATAATACTGGAGAAAGTTTTGTCGAATtcgtatgaatgttcgagtgatctAGATTCACTTCAAGTAAGGTTGAAAGAGGAGTTATCAGGGAAGaagtttttatttgttttggATGATGTTTGGAGTGAAAGTTACCATCAATGGGATCTCCTAAGAAGACCCTTCAAAGCAGGGGCACCTGGAAGCAAAATAATAGTCACTACTCGCCATTGCAAGGTCGCATTGATGGTGGGAAATGTCGCGGCTTATCATCTGCACGCATTACCATATGATGACTGCTTGTCATTGTTTGCTCAACATGCATTTGGAAGGAGAGATTTCAGTGCACATCTGAATGTTGAAGAAATCGGACAAGGAATTGTAAGAAGGTGTAAAGGATTACCGTTGGCCGTGAAAACCCTTGGAGGACTTCTGCATGGTAAGCGAACTTGCGATGAATGGAATGACATATTGACTAGCAAGCTATGGGATTTACCAAATGAAGGGAATGACATTCTTCCAGCTCTAAGATTGAGCTATCATCATCTCCCGTCTTGTTTGAAACAATGCTTTGCTTATTGTGCGATATTTCCCAAAGGCTATGAATTCGATAAGGATGAATTAGTTTTCCTATGGATGGCAGAGGGGCTTCTTCTGCAGCAGCCAAAAGGAATGGAGCAAATGGAAGACTTAGGCCACAAATATATCCTCGATTTGTTATCAAGATCGTTTTTCGAAAGGGCAAGTAACAAGGAATCGCGGTTTGTGATGCATGATCTTATCAACGAGTTAGCTCAATTTGTTGCAGGAGAAACTTGCTACAGTTTTACAGATAAGTTCAAGCACGTCAATATATCAAATGCGAGCTTTGAAAAGTTCCGTTACTTGTCTTTTACTAAGCAGAACTTCGACACTTCTCAAAGATTCGAAATGTCTCACCACATGACGAGCTTGAGAACATTCCTATCGTTTTCTCCATTCTCGCATTCATTTCGCAGCTTTTTATCTAACAGTGTGCTGCATGATTTTCTGCCAAAATTGAGATATTTGAGGTCATTATCTCTTTGTGACTATAACATCAAGAAGTTACCAGAATCAATAGGGGAATTGAAGCATTTGAGATATCTCAATTTATCTCGTTGCGTGATAAAATGTTTACCGGAATCTATAACATCCCTTTTCTACCTGCAAACATTGATCTTAAACAGGTGCTATAAGCTCTGCCGGTTGCCTGCAACTATCGGGAATCTAATGGATCTTCGGCATCTCGATATCACACACACGAAGGCTTTAAACGAGATGCCATCAGGGATAGGTAAACTGAGAAATCTGTTGACATTGCCTAAATTTGTTGTGGGGGAAGTTGATGGATTGAGACTAGGAGAATTGAATGGCCTATCACATCTTAGAGACCAGTTATCTATTTTGCAGTTGCATAATGTGTTGGATATACAAGATGCAAGGCATGCTAATCTAAATGAAAAGAAGGGCCTCCAGGAATTGAAGCTAGAATGGAGTTGTGATTTTCATCACTCGAGAAACGAGACACGTGAGATGGAAGTTCTTAACTGGTTAAAACCTCATCAAAACCTGCAAAAGTTAACGATTAAGTTCTATGGAGCTAAAGAATTCCCTTCATGGGTAGGTGATCCGTTGTTTTCTAAAGTAACACACTTGGAGATTAATCATTGTCCAAGAATCACTTCCCTACCGTCGCTTGGACAATTGTTGTCATTGAAAACATTGGTCGTAAAAGGCATGGTTGCAGTAAAAACAGTGGGCTTTGAGTTTTACGGCTGTGGTTCTTCTTCGATTGAGGCTTTTCCATCACTAAAGATTCTAAGATTTGAAGATATGTTAGTTTGGGAAGAATGGTCTTCTTCACTTGTTGGCATTGAACATAGAAGGGTTCGGCAATTCAAACGACTTCATGAACTCCAAATTTACAATTGTCCTAAGTTGGTATCCAAATTGCCAACCAATCTTCCATCACTCATAAAACTTGAGATCTGCAAATGCCCACAGTTAACATATTCATTTGTAAGTCTTCCATCTCTTAGAAACCTGAATTTGGAGGAGTGTAACGAGATGATTTTCCGAGGCATGGTTCATCTCAAGTGTCTTAGGACATTGGAAATTACCAACATTTCTCATCTTGCTTGTTTGCCAACCACGTTCAAACAAGACATGATAGCACTTGAAGATGTGAGGATCGAAGAATGCACTGAACTGACATCCTTGTGGGAGGATAGAAGCAATACAGACAACCTTGTTTGCCTTAACCGTATTGTGATCAAAAAGTGTCCCATGTTTGATCCCTTGGCAAGGGAAGCTCATCAACTTGTTCCATCACACAATCTCGAAGCTTTGGAGTTACTTGATTGCAACAACCTTAGAAGGCTACCTAATGAGTTATTTAACATCTCATGTCTAAGAATATTGAGAATTATAGGGTGCAAAGAGCTCAAATCATTGGATGGGATAATGAAGATAGATAGTGGAAACAATGGCAACATCATGCATCTCGAAAAGTTGGAGATAATACATTGCCCTTCTCTCAAATATTTTCCGAGTGGAAAATTATCCCCTACTCTCAAGAAGTTAGTCATCAAAGATTGCGAGCTCCTTCAAGCTCTACCCCAAGGAATAATGTCTaatggtgatgatgatgatgatggcaTCCTGCATCTTGAAGAGGTAACCGTTGGAAACTGCCCTTCTCTCAAATCCTTCCCAAGGGGCAGATTTCCTCCATCGCTCAAGACGTTGCTTATCGAAGATTGTGAGCTCCTTCAAGCTTTACCGGAGGGATTGATGTGCGACAATGACAAGACATTGCATTTGGAGTGTCTTAGAGTGCAAGGACTTCCATCTTTGATGTTCTTCCCAAATGGACAACTTCCGAAAACCCTTAAGAGTCTCGTTGTGTTCAATTGTAGAAGATTAGACTCATTTCCAGACAGGATGTTGCAACACAGCAAGGCACTTGAAACCATTGAAATTTCACATTGTACCAATCTGAAGGCCTTGCCTCTTGACTGCTTCAACAGCTTAACTTGCTTGAGTAGATTGGTAATAAGCGGTTGCCACGGTTTAGAATCCTTTCCGGAATCTCAACTGTTAATGCCTAATCTCAAGTTTCTAAGGATAAACAGATGTAAGAATCTTAAGTCCCTTCCTCAAGCAATGTACAATCTCAAGTCACTGAAAGAGCTGAAAATAAAGAGTTGTCCAAATATCTTGGCCATTCCTGATGGTGGTTTGCCTCTGAATCTATCACTTCTTTTCATCGATTGTGAGAACCTGAAACAACCGATGTCCGAATGGGGCTTAGACAGGCTTATCAATCTTCACCATTTATGGATCCATTGGATATGTCCTCCAGAGAATGTTCTTCCTACTTCATTGACTGAGCTTTACATTAGAAATGTAGCTGATCTAAAATCTTTACCTCAAAAGCTCTTGAAAAACCTGTCATCTCTTCAAGTCTTGGACATTTCTCGTTGCTATCAACTTCAGACATTGCCGAAAGAAGGCCTGCCTCCTTCACTTGGATCACTCAGGATTGATGAGTGTCCAGTTTTACAACATTGGTGCTTGGAAAACAAAGATTCTCGGCGTCTGATAGCGCACATTCCGTGCCTTTGGATAGGTTAA